A window of Puntigrus tetrazona isolate hp1 chromosome 11, ASM1883169v1, whole genome shotgun sequence contains these coding sequences:
- the wnk2 gene encoding serine/threonine-protein kinase WNK2 isoform X4 has translation MENRTGSNSEQQPVGFTVPSIHSKKTVIHENGHEHPSHTDPTAAAHRGASDPTAYPLSDYKGLVRQRFIRRSLWFSESEDQELEISESDTTSSPVKSAHIAVQRSFNAESQVGQGEGVKENFTKEPETSDAEEKHDAEPSETPKSVGKAGSDENEEEAEMKAVSTSPGGRFLKFDIELGRGSFKTVYKGLDTETWVEVAWCELQDRKLSKAERQRFKEEAEMLKGLQHPNIVRFYDFWESPLKGKKCIVLVTELMTSGTLKTYLKRFKVMKPKVLRSWCRQILKGLHFLHTRTPPIIHRDLKCDNIFITGPTGSVKIGDLGLATLKRASFAKSVIGTPEFMAPEMYEEHYDEAVDVYAFGMCMLEMATSEYPYSECQNAAQIYRKVTSGVKPASFTKVIVPEIKEIIGECICHRWEERYSIKDLLNHAFFAEDTGVRVELAEEDDGKKSSIALRLWVEDQKKLKGKYKDSGAIEFTFDLDTEVPETVAQEMVDSGFFLEIDVKIVGKSIRDRVSLIKWRRQRSTSAHNGKEEERSTKTQAQNLLQVPSTGPPVGGTPSLPSETEELQTEAVSLICSAPTSATTATPDSSAGSTMVTGASGNQDNTSQQSLSESISTAQRVLSPPAQLLAQLPEGAQQPFTAHLPLGTQQQPALQIPQGLPQQTIGQLLHGTQHQPSPQQLHGAQQPSSAPMHQAAQAQAHGLMPQAPQQQPTVQLHQQYQQSTHQLHQGAFQQSSVHLHQSAYQQSPPSVQLVPSKTVSAPATPVPHARPQSIPASALLAQQNQTTVPLAQEFHLYFHPEAFPPQALSTFQPLVQPSSDPQSIPQHLLQSASSMLSTTSLPSQPQLHVQTPLLQPLQIATQFSSTYPLLPEGGTSAGTESIPFSSVSYSSPYPTNPPPVSSPYYSASPIAAPLPILTMQNVPCMLGAGTPVCTPLNVPTPIPLLAMALSPPMLPSEEHLQQMYSPVPPPEGALFQSQPQSTQPSLPIPNPASLLQQDPSIPEPFTEKEYPRHEEMAPRILAPAHTIVSQIQSPPQDMQPEPKFTTSQAPPETIEPLLQPAGIQTGYAVPESTGKQMADTASMPIPPAPEPSPFQSSTDATAPVSMPFHSYVCDSLNQDAGSGKEMSDSYEGLTGGGKGDGKPRKHHRKSARTRSRQEKINKPKLSMLNVSKTGDKMVECQLETHNHKMVTFKFDLDGDAPEEIATYMVENGFILPIEKEIFIDQLKDIVDKAEDILSEDMDGEKTSELGTSHLQGQTARDQGAEGIKGQQPGAPQPVYQQNVLHTGKRWFIICPVEEAPAASHDASSDGGPSTQSPSTTTVTDGTAQPSESASAQPPEPSTGSASASMDSETCATAPPSGGSDPYGVWSPLSMTTTDPLSLTALSQAAPAQQAPVMPVQTASHLEEGSHLGPAQVSAQQSQPCMDPQSSLFVDETQSGRLGSVSPMHTAQQMAEIACAVSMVEDVPCCPLVMPLSLEVSSGAQRSSSVMPPPSQESTSAREQLHSITSSRVERTQQPVVLQQPLSTVSGNKAPSLPQSPAPSQHHFVPSESDGEARTRGGFVDSTIKTLDEKLRNLLYQEYAPMYPSGSAAETPGSGTEYIQSPPGPESAVGGSGTSTPSLMGEGRFRAGEQLPQIPERVDSLSALSDSAVGVTVSRRHVMPHSTSCSGSRSRYKMVPSSTDILASQGRKQRSLSSTASPAHPGGFLGECAMYEEPTVSATTVGRFSVVSTEDEVTRRKHSSRYSAPPDFYLDAPPPLTKRGSLPRAQTSVSADVTVHNRFMSSDSGAESSPAKVAPTTPSRHGRSERRGSDLMKRAVAFLRRSGRSSSVQSSDSPSRKGGVYGSYVSSDNDSEMEDSDIKKELQRLREKHMKEITELEAHHREEIELLYIRLGKPPPPGLYIPPTVPPAGRKRRTSRHKLKAGKLLSPLVQQLRNVASKTSDSSKPNDLTKPAEAAPSLNGSPARANLSDGKTYSGTGTLPCSVSVPVQTQQPCSLKGSLSSDNIYSGVQGEGPGPRSQPGQGWPPSPQASAQVTYKSSSKPRARFLRSTLKRLCLGKERGSRSGTPSAASNQSPMPPGSTPPPHQPIGLAQAQTNNSNNKTDAFTLQLHRLVDNWTEGVRAPSRSRSLSLRPQQLTRSRIWSAIEAPISIERLNASQLSLSWPQIDSHASVMSTDTSRVLQRSFMVPGNPYGKMLSAPHLDMDHWPAMTAAQNQEVFAFTAVHSPSWTAPSSPSEVPASRNRTM, from the exons TCCTTCTATCCACTCAAAAAAGACTGTAATTCATGAAAATGGCCATGAACATCCCTCTCACACAGACCCCACGGCTGCAGCACACAGAGGGGCCAGCGATCCAACCGCATACCCTCTATCAGATTACAAAGGTCTGGTCCGGCAGAGATTTATACGCAGGAGTTTGTGGTTCTCTGAGTCAGAGGATCAAGAATTGGAGATTTCGGAAAGCGACACCACCAGCAGTCCCGTTAAAAGTGCACATATCGCTGTCCAGAGGAGCTTTAACGCGGAAAGTCAGGTGGGACAGGGGGAAGGTGTAAAAGAAAACTTCACCAAAGAGCCGGAGACAAGTGACGCTGAGGAAAAGCATGACGCTGAACCATCTGAAACACCCAAGAGTGTGGGGAAAGCTGGGAGTGATGAGAACGAGGAAGAGGctgaaatgaaggctgtatCCACCTCTCCAGGTGGACGCTTTCTTAAGTTTGATATTGAGCTTGGCAGAGGGTCCTTCAAAACGGTCTATAAAGGCCTGGACACAGAAACATGGGTGGAGGTGGCCTGGTGTGAACTCCAG GATCGTAAGCTGTCTAAAGCGGAACGTCAGAGGTTTAAAGAGGAAGCGGAAATGCTAAAAGGTCTTCAGCATCCAAACATTGTGCGCTTCTATGACTTTTGGGAATCTCCTCTTAAGGGGAAGAAGTGCATTGTTCTAGTCACAGAACTTATGACGTCTGGAACACTGAAAAC ATATCTGAAACGATTCAAGGTGATGAAACCAAAAGTTTTACGAAGCTGGTGCAGACAGATCTTAAAAGGTCTTCACTTTCTCCACACGAGGACCCCTCCCATCATCCATCGGGACCTGAAATGTGACAACATCTTCATCACTGGTCCTACAGGCTCCGTCAAGATTGGAGATCTTGGCCTGGCCACTCTAAAAAGAGCTTCCTTTGCCAAAAGTGTAATCG GTACTCCAGAGTTTATGGCCCCTGAGATGTACGAGGAGCACTATGATGAAGCAGTAGATGTGTACGCATTTGGGATGTGTATGCTAGAAATGGCTACCTCTGAGTATCCATACTCAGAGTGCCAAAATGCAGCACAAATCTATCGCAAAGTTACTAGC GGTGTGAAGCCAGCCAGTTTCACTAAGGTGATCGtgcctgaaataaaagaaatcattgGAGAGTGTATCTGCCATCGCTGGGAGGAAAG GTACTCTATAAAGGACTTACTAAATCATGCATTCTTTGCGGAGGATACTGGTGTAAGAGTAGAGCTGGCAGAAGAGGATGATGGCAAGAAGTCTTCCATTGCTCTAAGGCTTTGGGTTGAAGACCAGAAGAAACTTAAAGGGAAGTATAAAGACAGTGGTGCTATCGAGTTCACCTTTGACCTGGACACAGAAGTCCCGGAAACAGTTGCCCAGGAAATG GTGGACTCTGGCTTCTTTTTAGAGATTGATGTGAAGATTGTGGGTAAGTCTATCCGTGATCGTGTGTCTCTAATAAAGTGGAGAAGACAGCGGAGCACCTCAGCCCATAATGGAAAGGAAGAAGAGAGAAGCACCAAGACTCAGGCACAAAATCTCCTTCAGGTGCCCTCCACAGGGCCACCAGTGGGTGGAACACCCAGTCTTCCATCTGAAACAGAGGAACTACAGACCGAAGCAGTCAGCTTGATTTGCAGTGCCCCAACAAGTGCTACTACAGCTACAC CAGACAGCAGTGCAGGCTCAACAATGGTAACAGGTGCTTCAGGCAACCAAGACAACACCTCTCAGCAATCCCTATCTGAGTCCATTTCCACTGCCCAAAGGGTCTTAAGCCCTCCAGCACAACTTCTGGCTCAGTTGCCAGAAGGTGCCCAACAGCCATTTACTGCACACCTGCCTCTGGGGACTCAACAACAACCTGCTCTACAAATACCCCAAGGTCTCCCACAACAAACCATCGGTCAGTTACTTCACGGGACCCAGCATCAACCTAGTCCTCAGCAACTCCATGGAGCCCAACAACCTTCTAGTGCTCCCATGCACCAGGCTGCACAAGCACAGGCCCATGGTTTGATGCCACAAGCACCCCAGCAACAACCCACTGTTCAGCTGCACCAGCAATATCAGCAGTCAACACATCAGCTACATCAAGGGGCTTTTCAACAGTCTTCTGTGCACCTGCATCAGAGCGCCTACCAGCAATCACCT CCTTCTGTGCAATTGGTTCCATCTAAGACTGTCTCTGCTCCAGCTACTCCTGTACCACATGCTCGTCCACAGAGCATTCCTGCCTCTGCCCTCTTGGCACAGCAAAACCAGACAACTGTACCACTAGCACAGGAG TTTCATCTCTATTTCCATCCTGAAGCTTTCCCGCCTCAG GCTTTATCAACATTTCAACCCCTAGTGCAGCCATCTTCAGATCCTCAGTCCATTCCACAGCATCTTTTACAGTCAGCATCTTCAATGCTCAGCACCACAAGCCTTCCTTCACAACCACAACTACACGTTCAGACACCTCTTCTGCAGCCTCTACAAATTGCCACACAG TTTTCTTCGACATATCCTCTTTTGCCAGAAGGGGGCACATCTGCAGGGACAGAGTCAATACCTTTCTCCTCAGTCTCTTACTCTTCTCCCTACCCCACAAATCCTCCTCCTGTGTCTTCCCCCTACTACTCAGCAAGCCCTATTGCTGCTCCTCTTCCCATACTAACAATGCAGAATGTACCCTGCATGCTAGGAGCAGGAACACCAGTGTGCACTCCTCTGAATGTTCCTACCCCTATACCTCTTCTGGCTATGGCCCTGTCCCCACCCATGCTTCCTTCCGAGGAACATCTGCAGCAGATGTACTCCCCAGTTCCTCCACCAGAAGGTGCCCTTTTCCAATCTCAACCCCAATCAACACAGCCCTCCCTTCCCATCCCTAATCCAGCCTCCCTCCTTCAGCAAGACCCATCTATTCCTGAACCTTTTACAGAG aaggaGTATCCTCGCCATGAGGAAATGGCCCCCAGGATCCTGGCCCCAGCTCACACCATTGTGTCGCAAATCCAGTCTCCTCCACAGGACATGCAGCCAGAGCCAAAGTTTACCACTTCCCAAGCCCCACCTGAGACCATAGAGCCTCTTCTGCAGCCTGCTGGCATACAGACAGGATATGCTGTTCCTGAGAGTACTGGCAAGCAAATGGCAGACACTGCTTCAATGCCTATTCCTCCTGCACCAGAGCCCAGCCCATTTCAGTCCAGCACTGACGCAACA gcACCTGTATCTATGCCATTCCATAGTTATGTATGTGACAG CTTAAACCAAGATGCAGGTTCTGGTAAAGAAATGAGTGACAGCTATGAGGGACTCACTGGTGGAGGAAAGGGTGATGGCAAACCTAGAAAGCACCACCGCAAATCTGCTCGTACGCGCTCACGCCAGGAAAAAATCAACAAGCCAAAACTAAGCATGCTAAAT GTTAGTAAAACAGGTGACAAGATGGTGGAATGCCAGCTGGAGACACACAATCACAAAATGGTGACTTTCAAATTTGATCTAGATGGAGATGCACCTGAGGAAATAGCCACTTATATG GTGGAAAATGGTTTCATTTTACCAATAGAAAAGGAGATTTTTATAGACCAACTTAAAGACATTGTTGACAAGGCAGAGGACATTCTAAGCGAGGACATGGACGGAGAGAAGACATCAGAACTAGGGACAAGTCATTTGCAAGGACAAACAGCTAGGGATCAAGGGGCAGAG GGAATAAAAGGACAGCAACCTGGGGCCCCCCAGCCTGTTTATCAGCAAAACG TTCTGCACACAGGTAAGAGGTGGTTCATCATCTGCCCTGTGGAAGAGGCTCCTGCTGCCAGCCATGATGCATCCTCAGATGGAGGTCCATCTACACAATCTCCATCCACAACAACAGTAACTGATGGGACAGCTCAGCCTAGTGAGAGTGCTTCAGCCCAGCCACCAGAACCCAGCACCGGATCTGCCTCTGCATCAATGG ATTCAGAAACCTGTGCCACAGCACCTCCATCTGGAGGAAGTGATCCTTATGGGGTTTGGAGCCCCCTTTCTATGACCACCACTGATCCTCTGTCTTTGACTGCTCTTTCCCAAGCTGCCCCTGCCCAACAAGCTCCTGTAATGCCAGTGCAAACTGCTTCTCATTTAGAGGAGGGGTCACATTTGGGCCCCGCCCAGGTCAGTGCGCAACAATCCCAGCCGTGCATGGATCCTCAAAGCTCTCTTTTTGTGGACGAGACCCAGAGTGGCAGATTAGGTTCAGTTTCCCCCATGCACACTGCTCAGCAGATGGCTGAAATTGCATGTGCTGTCTCCATGGTGGAAGACGTGCCCTGTTGTCCCTTGGTCATGCCGCTGTCCCTTGAAGTGAGCAGTGGGGCTCAGAGGTCATCCTCTGTGATGCCGCCACCATCACAAGAGAGCACGTCTGCCCGTGAGCAACTTCACTCCATTACGTCGAGTCGAGTGGAACGTACTCAGCAGCCTGTAGTGCTGCAGCAGCCTTTGTCAACTGTGAGTGGAAATAAGGCACCTTCCCTGCCTCAAAGCCCAGCTCCTTCACAGCACCACTTTGTCCCTAGTGAATCAGATGGAGAGGCACGTACCAGAGGAGGGTTTGTAGACAGCACAATTAAGACTCTGGATGAGAAATTGAGGAATTTGCTGTATCAAGAATATGCTCCCATGTACCCGTCGGGAAGTGCTGCTGAAACTCCAGGATCTGGCACAGAGTATATCCAGTCTCCACCAGGACCAGAGAGTGCAGTGGGAGGGTCAGGAACCAGCACACCCAGTCTTATGGGAGAGGGACGATTCAGAGCTGGAGAGCAGTTG CCACAGATTCCAGAGCGTGTAGACAGTTTAAGTGCTCTCAGCGACTCTGCGGTTGGAG TTACTGTGTCAAGGAGACATGTGATGCCACACTCTACCTCTTGCTCTGGATCTAGAAGTCGCTATAAG ATGGTGCCTAGCTCCACTGACATACTGGCAAGTCAAGGTCGGAAGCAGCGTAGTCTGAGCAGCACAGCATCTCCAGCTCATCCTGGAGGCTTTTTGGGAGAATGTGCAATGTATGAAGAGCCGACTGTGTCAGCTACTACTGTCGGCAGGTTCTCAGTGGTGAGCACAGAAGATGAAGTCACACGCAGGAAGCACAGCAGCAGATATTCCGCCCCACCGGACTTTTATCTGGATGCTCCACCTCCTCTGACCAAACGAGGCTCGTTGCCGAGGGCACAGACCTCGGTCTCAGCGGATGTCACCGTTCACAACCGTTTTATGTCTTCTGATTCTGGGGCCGAGAGCAGTCCTGCCAAAGTGGCCCCCACAACGCCATCCCGTCATGGTAGGTCTGAAAGGAGAGGAAGTGACCTCATGAAAAGGGCGGTGGCTTTTCTCAGGCGCTCCGGCCGCAGTAGTAGCGTGCAAAGCTCTGATTCTCCGAGCAGAAAGGGAGGGGTCTACGGATCCTATGTCAGCAGTGACAATGATTCAGAGATGGAGGACTCAGATATAAAGAAGGAGCTTCAAAGACTAAGAGAAAA GCATATGAAGGAGATAACTGAATTGGAGGCCCATCACCGAGAAGAGATTGAGCTTCTCTACATCAGATTAGGGAAACCACCTCCTCCAGGTCTTTACATCCCACCCACAGTGCCCCCTGCTGGACGCAAGCGCAGAACCAGCCGACACAAACTAAAAGCTGGCAAACTGCTCAGTCCTCTAGTACAACAGCTGAGAAATGTTGCCTCTAAAACTAGTGACAGCAGCAAACCTAATGATTTAACAAAACCAG CAGAGGCTGCCCCAAGTTTGAATGGGTCTCCTGCCAGGGCTAACTTGTCTGATGGCAAGACTTATTCTGGGACCGGGACTCTACCTTGTTCTGTGTCTGTTCCGGTTCAGACCCAACAGCCCTGCTCTCTTAAAGGATCTCTCTCCTCCGACAACATCTACTCTGGTGTACAGGGAGAAGGACCTGGGCCACGAAGCCAGCCTGGCCAAG GCTGGCCTCCTTCTCCCCAGGCGTCTGCGCAGGTCACCTATAAATCCAGCAGTAAACCACGCGCTAGATTCCTCA GGTCAACACTTAAACGCCTGTGTCTGGGAAAAGAACGTGGCAGCA GATCGGGAACACCATCAGCTGCATCTAATCAGTCTCCAATGCCTCCTGGATCCACTCCCCCTCCTCACCAGCCGATCGGTCTGGCCCAAGCACAgacaaacaacagcaacaacaagaCAGATGCTTTCACACTGCAGCTTCATAGGCTGGTTGATAACTGGACAGAAGGGGTGAGGGCTCCCTCACGCTCACGCTCCCTCAGTCTAAGACCACAGCAACTGACCAGATCCAGGATCTGGAGCGCTATAGAG gctCCAATTTCAATAGAAAGGCTGAATGCTTCCCAGCTGTCTCTTTCATGGCCGCAGATTGATTCCCATGCGTCTGTGATGTCGACTGACACTTCGCGAGTACTCCAGCGCAGTTTTATGGTGCCCGGTAACCCGTATGGAAAGATGCTGAGCGCCCCGCACTTAGACATGGACCACTGGCCAGCAATGACTGCCGCTCAAAACCAAGAAGTCTTTGCTTTCACTGCTGTGCACTCCCCTTCTTGGACAGCACCTTCTTCCCCCAGCGAGGTTCCTGCTTCTAGAAACAGGACCATGTAG